A window of the Streptomyces sp. NBC_00250 genome harbors these coding sequences:
- a CDS encoding class I SAM-dependent methyltransferase, whose translation MDSIPANRRLWNQISSAYQHRHDPRIGASPRLWGMYSIPDAHLQALGDVTGKRVLELGCGAGQWSRALVAEGATVVGLDLSEAQLAAAARAMGAARYPLVQGAAEQLPFVADSFDLVFCDFGGLSWAPPHLAVPQAARVLRRGGRLVFNVASPWFEACYDEAASRVTTTLQQDYFGLNTIAEGDGATSYQLTYGDWVKVLRGAGLVIDDLIEPRPELGTPNGYNETDPPDWARRWPAELLWVSHKP comes from the coding sequence GTGGACAGCATCCCCGCCAACCGGCGGCTCTGGAACCAGATCAGCAGCGCCTACCAGCACAGGCACGACCCGCGAATCGGTGCCTCACCCCGGCTGTGGGGCATGTACTCCATCCCCGACGCGCACCTGCAGGCCCTGGGCGACGTCACCGGCAAACGCGTCCTCGAACTCGGCTGCGGCGCCGGCCAGTGGTCCAGGGCGCTCGTCGCCGAGGGCGCCACCGTGGTCGGTCTCGATCTGTCCGAAGCCCAACTCGCCGCAGCCGCCCGCGCGATGGGAGCGGCCCGCTACCCGCTGGTGCAAGGTGCCGCCGAACAGCTCCCCTTCGTCGCCGACAGCTTCGACCTGGTGTTCTGCGACTTCGGTGGGCTCAGCTGGGCGCCCCCGCACCTGGCCGTCCCGCAGGCCGCCCGCGTCTTGCGCCGAGGCGGGCGCCTGGTGTTCAACGTCGCCAGCCCATGGTTCGAAGCTTGCTACGACGAAGCCGCCAGCCGCGTGACCACGACGCTGCAGCAGGACTACTTCGGGCTGAACACCATCGCCGAAGGCGACGGCGCGACCAGCTATCAGCTCACCTACGGCGACTGGGTCAAGGTCCTGCGCGGCGCGGGTCTCGTCATCGACGACCTCATCGAGCCGCGGCCCGAACTCGGAACACCCAACGGCTACAACGAAACCGACCCACCCGACTGGGCACGCCGCTGGCCGGCGGAACTGCTCTGGGTATCCCACAAGCCGTAG
- a CDS encoding DUF6221 family protein, whose protein sequence is MDDLVKFLVARIMDDNHAYAYVAGTLGSEALLDSHLPMLDLIEQLAHDYKAMDPSDSRSAGLAYALRVLGQSYAEHPAYQREWRP, encoded by the coding sequence ATGGACGATCTTGTGAAGTTCCTCGTCGCACGCATCATGGACGACAATCATGCCTATGCCTACGTGGCCGGCACCCTGGGCAGTGAGGCTCTTCTCGACAGCCATCTCCCCATGCTCGACCTGATCGAGCAACTGGCACACGACTACAAGGCCATGGACCCCTCGGACTCCCGCTCGGCCGGTCTGGCATACGCGCTGCGCGTCCTTGGCCAGTCATACGCCGAACACCCCGCCTACCAGCGGGAATGGCGCCCATAG
- a CDS encoding DinB family protein, which produces MIEEFAKDTMHGRLRRDREALLWKLDGLSEYDARRPLTATGTNLLGLVKHVAAVEARYFGEVFDRPSPEGLPPWQDHDGSDLWAAEDETRDQIIGFYRRTWEHSDATINGLPLDAPGHVPWWPEPHADTNLFAILVHVLGESNRHLGHVDILREGLDGRTGMRPEHEKQIDEEARAAYCAKIEQAARSAAPIKA; this is translated from the coding sequence ATGATCGAAGAATTCGCGAAAGACACCATGCACGGGCGACTGAGGCGGGACCGCGAGGCGCTGCTCTGGAAACTCGACGGCTTGTCCGAATACGACGCCCGCCGACCTTTGACCGCGACCGGGACCAACCTCCTCGGCCTGGTCAAACACGTGGCCGCCGTCGAGGCCAGGTACTTCGGTGAGGTCTTCGACCGCCCTTCCCCGGAAGGGCTGCCCCCGTGGCAGGACCACGACGGCAGCGATCTGTGGGCGGCCGAGGACGAGACGCGCGATCAGATCATCGGGTTCTACCGGCGCACGTGGGAACACTCGGACGCGACGATCAACGGGCTTCCCCTCGACGCCCCCGGCCACGTGCCGTGGTGGCCGGAGCCTCATGCCGACACGAACCTGTTCGCCATCCTGGTCCATGTCCTCGGCGAGTCCAACCGGCATCTCGGGCACGTCGACATCCTGCGCGAGGGCCTCGACGGTCGGACCGGGATGCGCCCCGAACACGAGAAGCAGATCGACGAGGAAGCCCGTGCAGCCTACTGCGCGAAGATCGAACAGGCCGCCAGGTCGGCCGCACCGATCAAGGCGTAG